TTAGGACTATTCCAGTTTGAATCGAGAAAAGGATTTCCTTGGCCAAGTGGTTTATCTGTAGTTCCAGTCCAGGGATGTGAAAAACTGCTTGGGGTACCGCCTAAACAATGAaccaaattataaaatacacatgAGTTGAATAAGattcatttaatttcttttatttttgataaacactatatatatatatacgcgacaatacaatcaatatatttatgacATGTTAAAACtacactttaaataattttaaatgtaacaaCAGACTTTAAATATCTGAAATTGGAAATTGAACATATATATACCtaacttataaaattgcaacaaatatgtttaaaatgtaaatgtaaataaaagcaACTCTTAAATTCGTTACAGTTACTGAAAGAAATGTAACTATATTAGATACCGttataaaaaagagagaagtaaTTAACACTGTAATACTTTAaactttcttttcctttttactttatttaaaatactattGTGTTTTAgcatgtacatatacatataaaatcaaaaatatataaattatagaataatttttttttaaatcaaaacttttatttattaatgtataataccTCCATCTCCATATAAGAATGGATTTGCTGGATTCCATGGGTTAGGATTTTCTGCTGTTGTACTTGcacctttaataaaaattacaatctgAATTTAGCTCTTTAATCATGTTTctaactatatttaaaaaaacatacaatatagcttgtattattttaagtattactttaacatcttaaatgattaaatatttaccagAGAGactaacattttaataaaatattttaatatttaaataatgcataaaatataaagtatattacaaatatctacataaatatatcacaataaaataatacaacatatttttaaacaactaaattttttaatgcttaattatttaagtaatgaataaaatatcattaattgtctaaatatgaaaatttagtTGTTTGTAtaagcaatatattttaatcaatatataaatattaatagttctATTTTTCTTACCTTGAGTTCCAGGATAAACTGGTCTAATATCGCCTCTGATATTAGGACGTGAATCTGGTCCGTATACAGTTCCGATATTTGGAACATTACCATCACCAGTTCCAGCGGgataatatgttttattaacgCCACTGGGACTGTTACAATTATAACTCTCACAACACCTTCCGCAATTGCTATCTCCTTGAGAAGTCGCGCTTCCACAGTTTCCACCTGTGCATCCAGATCCGCTCCCAGGTTGTCTTTGATCTGGCCACGTTCCACTTCCACCTTGCGGTTGCTTGCTGGGCAAAATTTCACTAGTGCCTGGAGAATGCCCTTCAGGTGTAATTCCACTTCCAGGTTTACCACTAAACCAAGGTCCAATATTGCTTTCGGGCTGTCCGCTAGGCCAAGTACCGCTTCCAATATTTGGATGTGTACCATGAGGAACAGTTCCATATGTAGGTCTGGTTCCAATATAACCTTTAACACTAGGAGTATAATTTGAACCTCTGTGCACTGGTGTTGTACCATGTAACGATGTTGTTCCAGTTATGCTAGGAGTACTAGGAAACGCATTTGAACCAGCGCTTGCAGTTGCGCTGCTActcgcaaaattaaaattaggtCGTTTTGGTTCTGTTCCGTCGTATGGCGCCGTTAATACAGAACTTGGAGTGTTAACGTGACTAAATGGAGTTTTAGTTGTTCCGAATCCAATATTCGATGTTGGAAATCCAATATGTGGAGTAGTTCCTGTACTATGCCAAGTACTACTTCCGCTTCCAGTCTGACCAGTACCTAACCAAGAGCTAGTGGTTCCACTCGGCTTAGTCACACTCGGATGTTCATAAACGCCACTTCCAGTTGGTGATCCAGGTGACTTTCCAGGAAATGGATTACTTTGAGTTCCAGGAACAGTTTTAGATGAATCAATTCTGCCATATGGTCCTTTCGTAGTTGCAAAAGTATTTGTTACAGTTGTAGACAATGTACTGTGAGGACTAGGTTCAGGTTTGTTGTAACTTCCTAGACCATAATAGCCGCTATCTCTATTGGAAGGTGTCTGATTTATCCCAGTGTACGGTCCATGTGGTGTTTGGGTATTTACTGGCTTGTAAAGGCCAAATGGATGATCTTTTCTCCCAAAATTAGATGGTTCTCCAGAAGGACTTCCAACACCAGAGGTTACACTTGCTCCAGCATAAGCACCTGCATATGTGCCTATAGACAGAAccatttattgtttattaacgccttggtaaaaaatttttataaaattttttatataactttttaggatttctacataaatttcagaatttctgtataattttattactttttctaaaaaaaattttttgtaaaatttttatacaaattaggAAACTTTTCAGAAGTgcttagaatatttatatcttttctaaaattctttatacatgtaaattctgaaatagcctaagatttttaaattttcttattttatataatttttgaaaaaaattataaaatctaaaaaatctgaaaaatgtattttttcataaatctttataaacataaaatacaacaaattatttaaaatatggtaTCATGTCAATTCTTTTATcaagacattttaaaaatttaacgctAATAGATATGCTcaactattttattacattatattaaataaaagttaataaaagttaataaaaaattattctgtatagttttttaaatttattcttataaataattatataataatattatttgcatcaataattataagcaatagtaatattaaattataaatacgcACTTTGTGTTACAGGTTGTCCATAAGGCCTGTTCTGATTTGCCTGTGGATTTCCATAATTACTTGGAGGAGATACACCACTTGCTGGATGTGGTACAGATTGTCCATAAAGCCTGTTTTGATTTGGCTGTGGATTTCCATAATTACTTGGAGGAGATACACCACTTGCTGGATGTGGTACAGATTGTCCATAAAGCCTGTTTTGATTTGGCTGTGGATTTCCATAATTACTTGGAGGAGATACACCACTTGCTGGATGTGGTACAGATTGTCCATAAGGCCTGTTTTGATTTGGCTGTGGATTTCCATAATTACTTGGAGGAGATACACCACTTGCTGGATATGGTACAGGTTGTCCATAAAgcttattcttattttcttgtgGATTTCCATAATTACTTGGAGGTAATACACCACTTCCTGCATATGATCCTGCAGAAGTACCGCTTGGAAATTGATTCCATCCTTGTCCGGGTTTGGACATTGCGCTGAAATTCGGGGCAGGTGCACCAGGTCCCTGCGAAGAAGGAAATCTCCTGTTGTGACCACCATCCCAGATGGGCTTTGATGGAGAGCCACCCGGTGTTGGTCTTCTGTTCCAGTCGGACCAAGAGCTCGGTGTCGTTCCAAAGGCAGGTGGAGTTACGCCGCCGTATCCGGACTTTGAGGCATCAGCGAATGGAGTATTCCAACTAGAGCTAGGTTTTGATGTGGTTACATAGCCATTGATTGGCCTCGTATATCCTGGGCCCGTAGCCGGATAGTTGATACCGCCTGAAAAATCGCTGGGGCTGCCGGTTCCGTCATCAACACCTGCAGGTCCCGTCTTGTGCACCCCAGATGGCCGCGATTTAGGTCTTCCACCAGGACCGTGATGGTGTTCGGGCCTGTATTGACCGTCATCGCATTCATCCCCGTCATTTTCGTCCCCCTCCTTTTCCGGCTCATCCCGTTCCCAGTAATCGTCGTTCTCCCATTTGCATTTAGAGCAGCCATCAGCGTTCTTATTATAGCCATGATCTCCGCCTTTTATTCCGTGATCATAACTGGCGCCGTGTCCCGAAGGCGTGCCGTAAGATTTTACATCACGATTAACATTGCTATCGTGAGGAAAACCTGTGCTGTCGTAGCTGCGAATCCCTTTATGTCTATCCTGAGCACCAGGAATATTTCTTGCATCTTCAAGCGTACCAGCGTTGCTTGATGCAAATGCACCGGCGCTACTTGACGCAAATGCACCGGCGCTGCTCAATGCAAATGCACCGGCTTTATCGTCCGCGCTGCCTGTTACACtacctaaaaaaattagtaagaaTACAtcgtaattaaatacttttaacagtgtttaaattttatgatatacgTTTCTTTATTCGTTTCTTCCTCTTTATTCGAACTTTTATGTGGAAGTTTTACAACTGACAGACAATAAACTTCACGCacttaatattcattttatgtgCATACATATATCCGCATTAACGCCGccgaaatattttcacatAGAATAATCGAATGTAAAGTGTCAAAATTTGTATAGCGCAACAGAAATATTGTAACCCTACTTTATTCTCacgaaaataaaactaatcGGATATATCCCATTTGTTCAATAAATTCTACCTTGTCACTTTTTGAACGAAGATTAGTgaaggtaaatttttaataatttgtgtaacAGAAAGTATTTCACAATACACGTGAAAAGGATTGTACTCCTCCGTAGATCAATAACCATATATACGATTATGACGCGATAGCACCAAGGAGATGGCctccaatattatttataaagatgATTTCATTGCGTAGCACACAAAGCAAGAATTACCTATACATACTAAAGACGCCGCTATTGCCTTCATTGTCTGTTGAGCGTtgcacttaaaatttaaaacatttaattcataattttgataaataataatatattaaaattattaaatttaatctacaAAATATACTTTACTAAATAGctttgattataaattatattatgattaaaattatattaattaatatatttctttgaacttaataattatcaacgtaattaatttttaaaaataaaaattaatgttattcgACCAAATGCAAATTACTCTGTTTTAAAATacgcgtttttcttttttaattaattaatttatttatataaatatttaatatttttccccTATTTATATCTATCTCACTCAATACAGAACCGAAGAAGagacatataaaattaataatagataaatatctaaaacatttttttaaatacaaatgcaCGTGCAATCgtgttttaattgttttgaaaatatgacTCGCCTGATCTAAACAACAAATATTtacgcaaaataaattttgcggCATGGGAAACTACCTGAGCCGGCGAGAAACGCGCACGCGAAAAACACCACCGAGGAACACTTCAAGCTGTGGGTCCACATCTCAGCGATCACGGCGGAGGCCGGTTCGCAAATGTTGCTTTACCGGTTGCTTCGTTTGCACTGTCGCGTCGATTGTCGATCCATTGCCAAGAGTTGTCCTGGCCAAAAGCTCGTATATATAAGGATACCCCCAGCGGTGAAAGGGATCCGCCGCCGCGAGCAATCCGCGAAGGTAGCATCCTCGGCGACGCAGCCATAGACATTTGTACATTGTCGGACAATGAGTAATTATTGTTTCTATTATTTACTACCATCAGACGAATGAGATAATAGAAACGGCAGGTGCAGTGTAGCAGAAACGGACAGGACAGGTTTGAGACGGTCCATCGCGGTCAGAGATGACTGCGTCATCATTCTTTAGGAGTTTCCCCAGGAGAGACTTCAATGCTCGTCACGTTTACGCATCCTGTATGGCATGCCGTGAGCGAATGATGCGAATTATACGCGTTTTGTACTCATCTCGCATAAGAGGCTATCGCAGTTTTATTCGTTTGCCACACAATgtaaataatagtataataatagtatatagtatataattcttagtaaataatagttttgttgttaaatataaattaattaaatatatattatggtCTGTTTATTGATGGtgtatctatattatttcctGGTTCAAAGAAATCTTAATatcttttgaataattatttgttagcGCAGTaaagagtaataaaattttatttcttcttctaaaaagaaaattatttattaaaaattcttgatGGTGAATTTGGAACTTTAAAAACCGacaaatagtatttttttgcttgtaaaatccattttaaataatttatatttagtgTGAGTTTAGGATAGGACCAATTGTTTTATCTTTACACAAAATATGCGGTAATTCAtctataaatgattaaatgtaTATGTCTACACACAAACatataatagaaacattcATTATTGCATCTAAAGAAATCCATTACATCTATTACATATCCATTATCCATTACATAAATTACTACATAGTAACTGCATAGTTTATCTGAAGGTGGAACAACACTGGTTcttaatagataaaattttactttatttatatttttatatgccacatatttttagaaatgttttcttaacatgtattttttttaatttttcaaatgtttttcGTATTATAGAACATAGAATTATGTacaactaaaatattattctaaattttcttgtaaaatttgagacgttgtctaaaatatatttaatataaaaccgatttaatgttaatacgctatttacttcaattttaacattttattattgaaatcttACATGCATTTTTATCTCGAAATGTTATCGTTAAATAACTTTGTACTTGTTGATCAATGCTGATAGAAAAAACGATCACTCATGATTTACTATTTTCCATTGTTTGAAGCACAACTTACGAAGTAtcgtgtttaaatttaaataattattacaaattatcatCATTGCGTGTTGCAGCTTAGATATActgaaattatcaaattattacttCAGAAGGTACGCCGCTTATTGTCGATTACAGCGTTGTGtatatttacacataaattGCAGTTGCAATTCTTgtgtaaataacatatattaaaaagtacgCGTGTAtgaattgatttaaaatttaattacaacgATTTTTTACAGGCAACAATAACTAAATTGGTTTTCTTTCAAacataattgatttattttatcaacgTTTGTTTGTCGGatcatttctatttttagaaaaattaagagCAAATTTATGTCATATCCATTCCAATTAATGGCATACATGTTCATTTCTCTATTCATCGATACTCCCACGATTAGATTATAATATTGCAGATTATGTGGAATGTGTTTCAACAACAGAGGATTGGTTTTTTAGCGAATCATTTACATCAAAATACGTCggaattctttttgcattgTCAGTGCGAACctcgataatataaatgtcGAAGACAGTTATATGATCGATACGCGTGCatataaaacaacaaaaacaaaattacgatttgttgtataataataacaataataaaaataataataatgataataataataacaataaatccGCAATAGTGTATGTGTGATGCGTAtctttagaatttaaatgCTGTAACATCTCTCTCGTGTCTTCTCTACGCGCCGATATCCTGGATGCTAAAGCATCTACGATCATAATTGGGGAAAACacagtataaaaatatgtggCCACAAATTCCACTTACCGTCACATAATGTAAAAACATGCTGTGATGTTATCGAGAAACGAAGATttcaattttctattattaccACGTGTTACATCCGTGTTAACAGATTAATCGTACAATCAACAAAATTCACGCAATACCGGATGCAGAATAATCTTAGAGGATACTACCGTGCGTAATAATTTATCTGTCAAATTAAAAGGATTACTATGTCattcttttaaagatttaattgtcATGTCATAGTTGCGATATTCTtgttaagatattattttatgaataaataattttaacaaaatgtgtgtgtatgtgtgtgtaatgcACTTTAAATctcaaatttaattctttaatgtttgctatataatttaatagttttaaataaagatacaattattcttttatatcattttaatactatttcatagaaatattatttcataaaaatata
This sequence is a window from Monomorium pharaonis isolate MP-MQ-018 chromosome 3, ASM1337386v2, whole genome shotgun sequence. Protein-coding genes within it:
- the LOC105838154 gene encoding collagen alpha-1(III) chain → MWTHSLKCSSVVFFACAFLAGSGSVTGSADDKAGAFALSSAGAFASSSAGAFASSNAGTLEDARNIPGAQDRHKGIRSYDSTGFPHDSNVNRDVKSYGTPSGHGASYDHGIKGGDHGYNKNADGCSKCKWENDDYWERDEPEKEGDENDGDECDDGQYRPEHHHGPGGRPKSRPSGVHKTGPAGVDDGTGSPSDFSGGINYPATGPGYTRPINGYVTTSKPSSSWNTPFADASKSGYGGVTPPAFGTTPSSWSDWNRRPTPGGSPSKPIWDGGHNRRFPSSQGPGAPAPNFSAMSKPGQGWNQFPSGTSAGSYAGSGVLPPSNYGNPQENKNKLYGQPVPYPASGVSPPSNYGNPQPNQNRPYGQSVPHPASGVSPPSNYGNPQPNQNRLYGQSVPHPASGVSPPSNYGNPQPNQNRLYGQSVPHPASGVSPPSNYGNPQANQNRPYGQPVTQSTYAGAYAGASVTSGVGSPSGEPSNFGRKDHPFGLYKPVNTQTPHGPYTGINQTPSNRDSGYYGLGSYNKPEPSPHSTLSTTVTNTFATTKGPYGRIDSSKTVPGTQSNPFPGKSPGSPTGSGVYEHPSVTKPSGTTSSWLGTGQTGSGSSTWHSTGTTPHIGFPTSNIGFGTTKTPFSHVNTPSSVLTAPYDGTEPKRPNFNFASSSATASAGSNAFPSTPSITGTTSLHGTTPVHRGSNYTPSVKGYIGTRPTYGTVPHGTHPNIGSGTWPSGQPESNIGPWFSGKPGSGITPEGHSPGTSEILPSKQPQGGSGTWPDQRQPGSGSGCTGGNCGSATSQGDSNCGRCCESYNCNSPSGVNKTYYPAGTGDGNVPNIGTVYGPDSRPNIRGDIRPVYPGTQGASTTAENPNPWNPANPFLYGDGGGTPSSFSHPWTGTTDKPLGQGNPFLDSNWNSPKPGYSNVYNDRNVIPHGEGNNKPIGQGNIFLNDNRGEGNLGGPSYGKYPDRSGTPGNYPGSGISGKYPGSGTPENYPGSGTPGSYSGSVKPGSYPEPGIPGNYPGSGIPGTSGNYGAVKGGFHSSGASPQDRNSNRPYPTGSSPQGTLECKLGLFGCGTPGSGSYADDKYPGETFGIRGNVGAGTGNLGGGGNVPSGPGNLGISPVSGQFTASTGHPGAGGSNLATSAGGAQARAYAGAFSSAQASSSSFAGSFSGATGPANNFGNLSPNAAQNQGGLNPWASSDASAFASSSAGSWSGNHPIDVKG